The following proteins come from a genomic window of Rissa tridactyla isolate bRisTri1 chromosome 25, bRisTri1.patW.cur.20221130, whole genome shotgun sequence:
- the CARM1 gene encoding LOW QUALITY PROTEIN: histone-arginine methyltransferase CARM1 (The sequence of the model RefSeq protein was modified relative to this genomic sequence to represent the inferred CDS: inserted 1 base in 1 codon; deleted 2 bases in 2 codons) produces MAAVSVFPGVRLLTIGDANGEIQRHQEQQPLRLEVRTGPDSAGLALYGHEDVCVFKCSVSRETECSRVGKQSFIITLGCNSVLVQFATPTDFCSFYNILKNCRGHNTERSVFSERTEESSAVQYFQFYGYLSQQQNMMQDYVRTGTYQRAILQNHSDFKDKIVLDVGCGSGILSFFAAQAGARKIYAVEASTMAQHAEVLVKSNNLTERIVVIPGKVEEVSLPEQVDIIISEPMGYMLFNERMLESYLHXKKYLKPSGNMFPTIGDVHLAPFTDEQLYMEQFTKANFWYQPSFHGVDLSALRGAAVDEYFRQPVVDTFDIRILMAKSVKYTVNFLEAKEGDLHRIEIPFKFHMLHSGLVHGLAFWFDVAFIGSIMTVWLSTAPTEPLTHWYQVRCLFQSPLFAKAGDTLSGTCLLIANKRQSYDISIVAQVDQTGSKSSNLLDLKNPFFRYTGTTPSPPPGSHYTSPSENMWNTGSTYNMSTGMAVAGMPAAYDLSSVIAGGSNVGHNNLIPLANTGIVNHTHSRMGSIMSTGIVQGSSSGQSGAGSSTHYPLNSQFTMGGPAISMASPMSITTNTMHYGS; encoded by the exons atgaAGACGTCTGCGTGTTCAAGTGCTCCGTGTCGCGGGAGACCGAGTGCAGCCGCGTGGGCAAACAGTCCTTCATCATCACCCTGGGCTGCAACAGCGTCCTCGTCCAGTTCGCCACCCCCACCG atttctgctctttttatAACATCCTGAAAAACTGCCGAGGCCACAACACGGAGCGCTCGGTCTTCAGCGAGCGGACGGAGGAATCCTCGGCCGTGCAGTATTTCCAG TTCTACGGGTACCTGTCCCAGCAGCAGAACATGATGCAGGACTACGTGCGGACGGGCACCTACCAGCGAGCCATCCTGCAGAACCACAGCGACTTCAAGGACAAG attgtgctggacgtcggctgcgGCTCCGGCATCCTCTCCTTCTTCGCGGCGCAGGCCGGGGCGAGGAAGATCTACGCGGTGGAAGCCAGCACCATGGCGCAGCACGCCGAG GTGCTGGTGAAGAGCAACAACCTGACGGAGCGGATCGTGGTGATCCCGGGGAAGGTGGAGGAGGTTTCGCTGCCGGAGCAGGTCGACATCATCATCTCGGAGCCCATGGGCTACATGCTCTTCAACGAGCGCATGCTGGAGAGCTACCTCC GCAAGAAGTACCTGAAACCCAGCG ggaacATGTTCCCCACGATCGGCGACGTCCACTTGGCCCCGTTCACGGACGAGCAGCTCTACATGGAGCAGTTCACCAAGGCCAATTTCTG GTACCAGCCCTCCTTCCACGGCGTCGACCTCTCCGCGCTCCGAGGGGCGGCCGTGGACGAGTATTTCAGGCAGCCCGTGGTG GACACCTTCGATATCAGGATCTTAATGGCCAAATCCGTCAAATACACCGTGAATTTCTTAGAAGCCAAAGAAGGCGATTTGCACAG GATAGAAATCCCCTTCAAATTCCACATGCTGCACTCGGGGCTGGTCCACGGCTTGGCCTTCTGGTTCGACGTGGCCTTCATCGGCTCCAT aatgACGGTGTGGCTCTCGACGGCCCCCACCGAGCCGCTGACC CACTGGTACCAGGTCCGCTGCCTCTTCCAGTCGCCGCTCTTCGCCAAAGCCGGCGACACGCTCTCAGGGACTTGCCTCCTCATCGCCAACAAGAG acagaGCTACGACATCAGCATCGTGGCCCAGGTGGACCAGACGGGCTCCAAGTCCAGCAACCTCCTCGACCTGAAAAACCCCTTCTTCAG gTACACGGGGACGACCCCttcg cccccccccggctcccactACACGTCCCCCTCCGAGAACATGTGGAACACGGGCAGCACCTACAACATGAGCACGGGGATGGCCGTGGCCG GAATGCCCGCCGCGTACGACCTCAGCAGCGTCATCGCCGGCGGCTCCAACGTCGGCCATAACAACCTGATTCCTTTAG CCAACACCGGCATCGTCAACCACACTCACTCCAGGATGGGCTCCATCATGAGCACGGGCATCGTCCAAG gctCCTCCAGCGGCCAGAGCGGCGCCGGCTCCAGCACCCACTACCCCCTCAACAGCCAGTTCACCATGGGGGGGCCCGCCATCTCCATGGCCTCCCCCATGTCCATCACCACCAACACGATGCACTACGGGAGCTAA